The Polaribacter sp. Q13 sequence GTTTACTGGCTTTACTAAGTTGTGAAGAAGATTCTTATAAAGGTTATACGGCACCAGATGATTTATCTGATGTTTCATGGCTTATTGGTTTAGATCCAAACAGACCTAATATAGATGCAAAGTTTAAAGTAAATGTAGATACCTATATTTCTTTCTTCGATTTATCTCAAGGAACAACTAGTCACGAATGGATTTTAGAAGAAGGAGATAACTTCTTAAAAGAAGGATTTACTTCAAGCGACACTTTATCAAAGTTTATTAATGAAAGTGTTAGTTTATCTAGTTCAGCAAGTAAAGCACATGTTTTATTTGGTAAAAGTGGTCTAACTAAAATTAGATTAAGAAATAAATTTGCTGAAAAAGTAACTCCTAATGTTTCGGAGGATAGAGCAGCATATGTTGTTGTAAATTCATCAACAGAAGGAGATGAACATGTAATGGATGTCGAATTCTTGTTTGACGTATATGGAAATATTTTACCTGCTTTTTCAGTTTTAAAAGACGGTGCAGAAGTATTAAATGTTACAGAAACAGATATTCCTGATATTAAAGATGAAAGTACTTGGCCAGTTATAGAAGTAGAAGCGGCAACAGGGTTAACTTTTGTAGATAAATCTACTACTGGTAGACCTAATAGAGTAACGTGGTTAATTCCAGACGGAGTACCTAATCAATCAGGTACCTTAGCGCAATTATCTCAAGAGGTTAAGTTTTACAAATTAGGTACCTATAATGCAGGTACTATAAGATCTTTAAGACAAGTACAAACTGTAAATGGTGTTGTAGATAATGCACCAGTTGCTTCTGTAGAAAAAATTATTCCATTAAAGGTAAAAGTAATACAATCTTCACAACCTTTTGTTTTTGACAATGCCTTAACAGAAAATGAAAATGAGGTAATACAGTTTAGAGTTACTGGAGAGTTAAAAGCATTTTCTGGTGAAGAATCTAATTTTACAGTAAATGTAAAAAATGCAGCAAAAGGGTTTGATCAAGATATTGCTGTACAATCTGCAAGAGTAAAAGATGGTAATGCTACTTTTATTGAGTTAATATTATCTGCTCCAATTTATAATTCGGATGTAATTACTGTTTCATATAATGGATCAACTATTCTTTCTGCAGACGAAAGAAAGCTTGCTCCTTTTGCAAATCAAAAAGTACAAATGCATTTTGATAATAACATTTTACCAGCTAATTCTTGGGGAAGTTTTGAGCCAGAAGGAGGTGGTATAAATAATGCCTTTGCAACAGGTAAGTTTTTTATACCTGGAGCAAACGGAAATGGTCAGTTTGGTGCTGGAGAAGAAATTTGGGCACGTAGCACAGATAAGTCTTATGCAGGTGGCGCTAGTATGAGATATAAGCTACCTAATGTTGCAATACCATTGGTAAACCTATTTGGTTTTGGTTTAGCAGATGGCCCAGATGGAATGCCAGCAGGATCTTATCAAGTATCTTATTGGGTTTATGTAGAGCCAGGTACAACTTTAACTACTTTTAGAATGGAATTTGGTAATCCTGTTTTAGATTATTTACATTTTGATATATCAAGTATCGCAAAAGGTAAATGGGTGCGTGTTTTTGCAGATGCGCCAGCTGTTATTCCAGTAGATTTAACAAGTAGCGATAAAGAAAGAAGAACTACACTAAGAGTTTTAGCAGAAGATAATGTTGGAATTACTACAGCAGAACAGCTAATGTATTTAGATGAGTTAACGCTTATTAAGTTAGAAGATAGACCATAATTTAAATTAGAAAAAATAATGAAAAATATAATAAAATATATAGCGGTATTTGCAATTGTTATTGCATTTGTTTCATGTGATGAAGAAAGTAATTTTGAAGAATCTACTATTGCTTTGACACCTGTATATACTATTTCAGATATTACTGGAACCAATGCAGCTTTTAAAATTAATATTTATAAAGAGAAAAGTGTAATAGTAGAATATTCTTCAAGTGTAAATCTAGAAAGTTATGCATCAACTGGTTTTACAGATGCTTCAACAGATACAAATTATGAAGTAACTGTAAATAAGTTAGATGATGAAACAACTATAAATTATGTTTTATCTGCTGATAAAACAACAGGAGATGGAACCTTAACTGTAGATGGAACTACCATTTTTAATGTAAAAGTTTCTGAAGAAGAAGTTTATAATTAACACTCTAATTCAATACTAAAAAAGAGGTTGCATCTAGGTGTAGCCTCTTTTTTGTTTTAAGGAGTTTAATTAATTTTTACTTCATAATTAAAAAGGTAATATATGATTTGTTTTAGATAAAAATGGAGACGGTAAAAAACAACTTAAGAATTACTTTTATACTTTAGCATGGTTACAGTCTTGTAATTTACAATTGCTAAATAGTCAACTAAATAACTAAACAATGACAATAGAAAAAATAGAAGCGTTCGTTCTTAAAGATACTTTATCTAAAAGTTTTTTCTTTTCACAATGGGAATATGCAGAGCGTTGTATCTGTATTGTTAAAGTAACAGCATCTAACGGTCAACACGGTTGGGGAGAAGCTTATGGTCCTGCTACAATGGTAGAAGCAGGTATAAAATTATTAGAACCAACTGTTCTTGGAGAAAATCCTTTAGAAAATGAAGTAATTTGGAACAAAATGTACCGAAAGACTTTAGATTTCTCTAGAAGAGGTGTCTATATGGCTTCAGTTAGTGCTATAGATATTGCTATTTGGGATTTAAAAGGAAAAATTTTAGGATTACCAGTTTCAACTTTATTAGGTGGTGCTCATAGAAAAAAAATTCAACCCTATGCAACAGGTTTATACTTTACAAATCACAATAATTTTTCTGATGGTTTTGTAGAAGAAGCTAAATTATACGTTTCTCAAGGTTTTAAAGCCATGAAAATGAAAGTAGGTTTAGGTATTAAAGAAGATGTTGCTAACGTAAAACTTATTAGAGAAACTATTGGACCGGATATAGATTTAATGGTAGATTCTAATCATGCGTATACTTTTAGAGAAGCTGTAGAGTTATCAAAAAAAATAGAGAAATACGATATCAAATGGTTTGAAGAACCTATCTCACCTGAGTTTTATGAACAATATAGCGAGTTAAGAGAAAAAACTACGATTCCTATTTCTGGTGGAGAATGTGAGTATTTACGGTTTGGATTTAATGAATTGATCAAAAATAAATCTGTAGATATTCTACAACCAGATATTTGTGCAAGTGGAGGTTTAACAGAAGCAAAAAGAATTGCTGCCTTAGCAAGTACAAATGGTATCGATTTAATACCTCATACTTGGGGAACTTCTATTGGTTTACATGTTGGTTTGCATTTTATAGCGAACTTAGAGGCGATTCCTGGTAGAATGTATCAAGCAAATTACCTA is a genomic window containing:
- a CDS encoding SwmB domain-containing protein → MKNIKKYILFFSLLALLSCEEDSYKGYTAPDDLSDVSWLIGLDPNRPNIDAKFKVNVDTYISFFDLSQGTTSHEWILEEGDNFLKEGFTSSDTLSKFINESVSLSSSASKAHVLFGKSGLTKIRLRNKFAEKVTPNVSEDRAAYVVVNSSTEGDEHVMDVEFLFDVYGNILPAFSVLKDGAEVLNVTETDIPDIKDESTWPVIEVEAATGLTFVDKSTTGRPNRVTWLIPDGVPNQSGTLAQLSQEVKFYKLGTYNAGTIRSLRQVQTVNGVVDNAPVASVEKIIPLKVKVIQSSQPFVFDNALTENENEVIQFRVTGELKAFSGEESNFTVNVKNAAKGFDQDIAVQSARVKDGNATFIELILSAPIYNSDVITVSYNGSTILSADERKLAPFANQKVQMHFDNNILPANSWGSFEPEGGGINNAFATGKFFIPGANGNGQFGAGEEIWARSTDKSYAGGASMRYKLPNVAIPLVNLFGFGLADGPDGMPAGSYQVSYWVYVEPGTTLTTFRMEFGNPVLDYLHFDISSIAKGKWVRVFADAPAVIPVDLTSSDKERRTTLRVLAEDNVGITTAEQLMYLDELTLIKLEDRP
- a CDS encoding mandelate racemase/muconate lactonizing enzyme family protein — translated: MTIEKIEAFVLKDTLSKSFFFSQWEYAERCICIVKVTASNGQHGWGEAYGPATMVEAGIKLLEPTVLGENPLENEVIWNKMYRKTLDFSRRGVYMASVSAIDIAIWDLKGKILGLPVSTLLGGAHRKKIQPYATGLYFTNHNNFSDGFVEEAKLYVSQGFKAMKMKVGLGIKEDVANVKLIRETIGPDIDLMVDSNHAYTFREAVELSKKIEKYDIKWFEEPISPEFYEQYSELREKTTIPISGGECEYLRFGFNELIKNKSVDILQPDICASGGLTEAKRIAALASTNGIDLIPHTWGTSIGLHVGLHFIANLEAIPGRMYQANYLMEFDQTENGLRDNLTFPKLEMKDGMLEVPNRPGLGIDVDEDMLRKYCISSTTNEIEV